GTGATGGCTTTCTTCATCATACTTGCTTCTTTCTCTATTTCTATTACAGGAACGTTATGTTTTACTAACTCTTGATAACTACCCTTTGGTGCATAGAGTGAAGTCCCTTCTCCTACGAGTCTCTCTAGATGCGGAAGGGCTTCCTCGATTTTAGAGACCGGCATAGATACCAATAACCCCAAGTCACGAGAATCAATTCCGTGAGTGGCGTATAATTGATCCATTGTTTCAGAAAGCGTGAGCGTTTCTCCAGTCGATTTCATGTTCGGTCCAACGGCGTGGTCTACCCCTTTTAGCTTTCGAGCAGAATAAATCGGACGCTTTAAGGCAACATACTCTTTCTCGGCTACAAGGCCTGTCACTGGGAATTTAGCATGTGCTGGGAGGAGCGCTTCCATTGCCCATCCAACTACATCAATTCCTGTTACTTTACTTATGACGGGTACCGTTCGTGAAGCTCGTGGATTCACTTCTAACACGTAGACCATTCCATCTTGTATCACGTACTGGATATTCATAAGTCCTTGCACACCGAGCGCTTCGGAGAGTTTTCTTGCGTACGCCACAAGCAGTTGCTGTTCCCTTTCATCAATCGTCTGAGGAGGGTAAACAGTTGTACTGTCTCCAGAATGAACACCCGCTCTTTCTAAGTGCTCCATAATGCCAGGGATGACAATTTCATTGCCGTTACAGATAACATCCACTTCACACTCTTTCCCCTCGATGAAGGAGTCGAGCAAGAGGGGCCACCACTGTTCAGAGGAGATGTGCAAAGCATCCACATATTGCTGTAACGCATACTCGGAGCTTAGAATTTGCATGTGCTGCCCACCTGTAACGTAGGATGGACGAACGAGGAGTGGATAAGCCAGCTCTTTGGCTGTGCTGACCAATTGCTCTTTGTTCCATGCACGACCACCTGGAATAGATGGAATCTCCAAGTCTTGTAGCAACGAATAGAACGCTCCCCGATCTTCCACAAGGTGGATGCTCGATACGGACGTGCCTAGAATCGGTACACCCGCTCTTTCCAGTTCACTCGCAAGGGAAATCGCACTTTGCCCACCAAATTGAACAGCAACACCTGCCACGTGTTCTTTATCAATCACAGCAAGCACATCTTCTGCGGTGAGTGGCTCAAAGTAGAGGGTATCCGCGACAGAGAAATCTGTACTTACGGTTTCTGGATTATTATTGATGACGACTGTTCGATAGCCAAGTTCCTTCGCCTTCATCGTCGCCTTCACGGATGCATAGTCAAATTCAATTCCTTGACCAATCCGGATTGGCCCTGAACCAAGAATGACAATCGCAGGCGATGAAGATTGACTTCCTTCGTGCTCCCCTAAGTAAGTGGAGTAGTAATACGGGGTCATCGCCTCAAATTCAGCGGCACATGTATCGACTTGCTTCATGCCAGGTTGAATGCGATATGCTTTCCTTAAAGAACGTATAGCTTCCTCTGACTTGTTCGTTGCTTTAGCTATCCATCCATCGCTGATGTTTAGACGTTTCGCCTTTAATAGAAGTTCTTTCGATAGCGGTTCAGAAAGGAGCAGTTGTTCAACGTTGATCACTCTCTTGATCTTGTTTAAGAACCAGTAATCGATGAACGTATACGCGTGAACATCTTCTACACTCCACCCTTCTTTAAATGCTTCGGCTATATAGAATAGGCGTTCGTCGGTCGGATGCGTTAGATTACTTACGAGCTGTTCATGGGTACAAGTTACCGGCAATCCGTCGCTTAGTGCGTACACGTGTGTCTCCATTGAGCGAATAGCTTTATTCAACGCACCTTCAAAACTACGGTCGAGCGCCATCACTTCTCCTGTTGCTTTCATTTGTGTACCTAGACTCCGCTCTCCTTCAGGGAATTTATCAAACGGAAAACGAGGCAATTTCACAACGAGATAATCAAGCGCTGGCTCAAAGGCGGCCGTTGTCGTTTCTGTAATCGGGTTCGGTATTTCAGAGAGCGCATAGCCAATTGAACACTTTGCTGCCATTCGTGCAATCGGATACCCGGTGGCCTTGGAGGCAAGAGCCGAGGAACGACTCACTCTTGGGTTCACTTCAATGATTTGATAATCGTCACTTTCTGGGTCGAGGCCGAACTGGATATTGCACCCCCCGATAACACCGAGTGCGCGAATCACTTTAATCGACACGTTGCGGAGCAGCTGATACTGGTTATCCGTTAGCGTTTGTGAAGGTGCGACAACGATTGAGTCTCCTGTGTGAATGCCAACAGGATCTACATTCTCCATGTTGCATACAATCATGCACGTGTCCTTCTCATCACGCATCACCTCGTATTCGATTTCCTTCCACCCACGCATACTCCTCTCAATAAGGACTTGAGAGATTGGAGAGAGAGACAGCCCCCGTTCGACAATGTCGGTCAGTTGATCAGCCGAGTACGCAAAGCCCCCTCCTTCTCCACCAAGCGTATACGCAGGTCGGATCATGATGGGATAGCCGATGGCAGTAGCATGTTGTAGTGCTTCCTCAAGAGTCGTTGCAATCTTGGACTCGGAAATCGGTTCTCCAATGTCTCGCATCAGCTTTCGAAACTGCTCTCGGTCCTCCCCTTGTTGAATCGATTCGACAGATGTACCCAATACTTCAATACCAAGTCGCTCGAATACACCATCCTCATATAGATTGATTGTTAAATTGAGTCCCGTTTGTCCACCGAGAGACCCAATGACTCCGTCTGGTTGTTCCTTCTCGAGAATCCTTGTTACATTCTCTACCGTCATGGGTTCCATATACACTACATCAGCAATCGATTCATCGGTCATTATGGTGGCTGGGTTATGATTGATGAGGACAACTTCAATTCCTTCTTCCTTCAACGCAAGGCATGCTTGCGTCCCAGCGTAATCAAATTCTGCGGCCTGCCCAATGACAATTGGTCCAGAACCGAATATAGCCACTTTTTTCAGCTCTTTACGGTATGGCATAGTACGACGACTCTCCCTTTTGCAGCATGTCAGTGAATCCGTTGAATAGGTGGGACGTATCTGTTGGTCCTGCGTGGGCCTCTGGATGGAACTGTACAGAGGTAATCGGTTTGTACCGATGCTTCATCCCTTCAATAGAACCATCGTGGAGGTGCACAAAGTGTGAGTGAAATGGAGTCCCAGCTAACGTTTCTGGCACAATTTCGTAGCCATGGTTCTGAGCGGTCATCCACACTTTCCCAGTCTCGAGTTCTTGGACAGGATGATTTGACCCACGATGTCCGAATGATAACTTTCTCGTCTTCGCCCCATATGCCAATCCTAGCAATTGATGACCAAGGCAAATCCCGAATGTTGGGTAATCCTCTACAAGGTTACGAATCGTTGAGAATAAGAAAGATAACTCTTGCGGGTCTCCAGGTCCATTACTTAGTACAAGCCCATCTGGACATAAGGCACGAATGTCCGCTTCGCTCGTATCGTAAGGCACGACCGTCACCTTCAGACGAGACTGTTGAAGCAAATGTAGAATTGACTTCTTACAGCCGAAATCAAGTACGACGACGTGAGCGCCATCACCCTCGTAATGCTGGTACGACGTGGTTGAGACATCATGAACAAGAGAAGATTGATCCTTCCATTCATAAGTTGATGCTTGAAGAGGTTTCTCGAGAAGTAGCTTCCCTTTCATGACACCATGGTCCCGAATGTGCTTCACGAGCACTCGCGTATCCACTCCAGTCAATGTTGGAATTCCGTTCGACAACAGGTAATTAGTAAACGTATTTGTAGATCGGAAGTGACTTGGCTCGATGCATTGTTCTCCTGTAATGACCCCATTCAAGAACAATCGCTCACTTTCCTTATCCTGTTGGTTGACCCCGTAATTTCCGATTTGAGGGTAGCAGAAGACAAGAATCTGACCAGCGTAGGACGGGTCTGTCACAATCTCTTGATAGCCTGTCATGCTCGTGTTAAAGACAACCTCCCCTTCACCTTCTAATGCCTCTGTCGGAAACCACCCAGGAAAAACGACGCCATCTTCTAAAAGTAAGTAGCCTTCTTTCATGACGAAACCTCCTCAAGTACGTGTGCGAATCCTTCGATGAACCGCTTCACTTCTTTCTTCTTCACATTGAGTGGGGGCAATACACGAATGACGGTAGGTCCCGCAGTTAAGACGAGGATACCTCGGTCTCGTAGCTTCTGAACGTAAAGAGATGCATCTTCAACTTGTATGCCCACGATAAGACCACGACTTCTGACTTCTTGAATCTCGTCATACGTACTGGAAAGTTCCAATAATTCGTTGACGAGTTGCTCTCCTGCTCGCTTACCATGGGCAAGTGTTTTCTCCACTTCTTCAACCGTTGCAAGCGCGGCAGATGAAGCAAGAGGATTGCCGCCGAATGTACTCCCGTGATCACCAGGGGTATATGCGGTGGACACGGCATGCTTCGCCAACATCGCTCCAATCGGAACGCCTGAGCCGAGGCCTTTGGCAAGCGTGATGACGTCTGGTTCAATGTCATACTGCTCATAGGAGAATAAGGTCCCTGTTCTTCCGATTCCAGTCTGCACCTCATCGACTACGAGAAGAATCTCTAATGTCTTACACAGTTCTACTAGCTTGTCGACCCATACCTGTTCGGCTGGTCGCACGCCACCTTCCCCTTGAACAAGCTCAAGCATAACCGCTCCAGGTTGGATGTCCTCCAACTGGTCCAATGCTTCCACCTCATTAAAGGGCAAATATACAAATCCATCTAGCATCGTTCCAAATGACTCCTGCAATTTAGGCTGACCCGTCGCAGCGAGTGCCCCGAGCGTACGACCGTGAAACGATTGACGAAACGTAACGATGGTATCCTTTCCAGTCGCCTTTCGAACCAATTTAATGGCCGCTTCATTTGCTTCAGTCCCACTGTTACAGAAGAAGACTTCATCTAGAACGCTGTGGGAGGTTAACCACTGAGCTAGTTTCTCCTGTATGGGAATGTGAAATAAATTGGAACAATGCCAAAGCTGGTCTAATTGCTGTTGCAAGGCCTGTTTCACCCGTGGAGGCTGATGACCCAAGTTGCACGTTGCGATTCCTGATGTGAAATCTAAATAGGACGTCCCCAATTCATCGTACACATAGCTTCCTTCCCCTTTGACAATCGTTAACGGGAAACGATTGTAGGTCTTCATGATGCTACTTTGCTCCGTTTGAAGCATGGATGCCACTTCCTTTCTCCCTAATGGTTGTTCCAATAGACTCACCGCTCAGGCTTCTACTCAATCCATTCCGCTCAAGACCATTTAAGATGATTGCCCGTTTCACTCCTTTTCTAATGGCTCGGCATGCGCCTTTCACCTTCGGGATCATGCCACCAGCGATCACACCACTTTCAATTAAGGCATCAATGTCTTCTAACGAAACAGCATCATAAATAGAAGAACCAATCCCACTGCTATAAATTCCAGGCACATCACTAATTAAGAACAACTCAGCAGAGAGCTCGGCAGCAATGGCAGCGGCTGCTTCATCTCCATTTATATTGAGCGTTTCGCCTCCTTCATCTATTCCTAAAGGTGAAACCACCGGAATATACCCTGCTCCACATAGTGTCTTAAGCAACTGAGCGTCGACCTGTTCGACTTCCCCAACATATCCGAAGTCCTCATTGTAGATTCGGCAAGTTAATAGTTTGGCGTCCACCCCGCTAATTCCTACAGCTAGCCCATTCGCAGCTTGGAGTTGTTTCACGACGAATTTATTGACCTTCCCACTTAACACCATTTCCACCGTGTTAACCATGCCCTTCGTCGTAACGCGCACTCCATCTGTAAAGACCGTCTCATGCTGTAGAACCTGAAGCATGCTCGTGATGGCAGGGCCACCGCCATGAACGATAATCGGATAAGCATCTTGTGAAAGCTGAACCACCTCTTCGAAAAAGGATTGAGGGAGCTGGTCGAGCATACTTCCTCCAACCTTCAACACAACATAGTGCACATTACTCCCCCCTTATGTGCGATAGGAAGCATTAATCCGCACGTACTCATATGATAAATCGCACCCCCAAGCCAAAGCGCAATGCTCCCCATTTCCTAATTGAATTTCAATCTTAATGGTTTCTTCACTTAGATAAGCACTTAACTCTGCATCATCACAGCCTGTTGGTCTTCCATCTTTAACAACCACATAAGGTCCAAGCTTGATTGTGAGCAATTCCTCTCTAATGGACTCTCCGCTATATCCAAGTGCACAGATAATCCTTCCCCAATTGGCGTCTTCCCCATGAATGGCTGTCTTGACAAGGGATGAGCCTACCACAGCTTTGGCCATTACCGCTGCACTATTCTCTGTACGAGCTCCACTCACTTCTACCTCTACAAGCTTCGTTGCGCCTTCTCCGTCACGTGCAATCATTTTCGCAAGCTCTACACAGACATATTCAAGCCCGTTACAAAACGCTTCATAATCAGGGTGGGATGGTGTCAGTGGGTCATGATTCACTTCCCCGTTAGCCATGAGTAGGACCATATCATTTGTGCTCGTGTCTCCGTCTACCGTAATGCGATTAAACGTCTTGTCGGTTACAGTGTGGAGCGCCTGTTGCAGCTCGTACTGATTGACTATTGCATCCGTAGTAATAAACCCAAGCATTGTCGCCATATTCGGTTTAATCATGCCTGACCCCTTCGCCACCCCGCCAATCGTTACAACCTCACCATCAACCTCACATTGGACTGCTACTTCTTTCGTAGTTGTATCCGTAGTGAGAATCGCTTCTCCAAAATCCTTTGCAGTAGAGTTAGGCATATAATTCGGGATCTGCCAGATAGCTTCGTGAATCGTCTCCATTGGCAAGTACTCCCCAATGACCCCTGTTGATGTAACCGCAACTTCCGTATCGGAAACGTCTAACACCTCAGCGAATTGCTTTCGCATCGCTAACGCATCGTTCCTTCCTCTTTCCCCCGTGAACGCATTGGCGTTGGCAGAATTGACGATGACGCCTTGTAGGTGACCATTCTTTAAGCTTTCTTGCGTAACCTTTAACGGTGGTGCTTGAAAGCTATTGACGGTAAATACACCAGCAGCTGCTGCAGGTTTCGAGGAAACAATCCACCCTATATCTTTCCGCTTTCGCTTTAAACCACAATGAAATCCTCCAGCCTTGAATCCTTTAGGAGAATCAACTGAGCCTCCCTCGACGACGACAATGGACGTGTCTTCAATTATTGAAGAATTCACATGCTCATCCCTTTCACACATTTATTAAGGAAAGACTGGCGTTAGTACCAAACCTGTCTTTTCCGGAAACCCAAAACGGACATTCATGTTCTGAACAGCCTGCCCCGCTGCGCCTTTCATTAAATTATCGATGCACGAGACGATGGTGATTCGCTTTGTCCGGTGGTCGACAGATAGGCCAATATCACAATA
This portion of the Pontibacillus halophilus JSM 076056 = DSM 19796 genome encodes:
- the carB gene encoding carbamoyl-phosphate synthase (glutamine-hydrolyzing) large subunit — encoded protein: MPYRKELKKVAIFGSGPIVIGQAAEFDYAGTQACLALKEEGIEVVLINHNPATIMTDESIADVVYMEPMTVENVTRILEKEQPDGVIGSLGGQTGLNLTINLYEDGVFERLGIEVLGTSVESIQQGEDREQFRKLMRDIGEPISESKIATTLEEALQHATAIGYPIMIRPAYTLGGEGGGFAYSADQLTDIVERGLSLSPISQVLIERSMRGWKEIEYEVMRDEKDTCMIVCNMENVDPVGIHTGDSIVVAPSQTLTDNQYQLLRNVSIKVIRALGVIGGCNIQFGLDPESDDYQIIEVNPRVSRSSALASKATGYPIARMAAKCSIGYALSEIPNPITETTTAAFEPALDYLVVKLPRFPFDKFPEGERSLGTQMKATGEVMALDRSFEGALNKAIRSMETHVYALSDGLPVTCTHEQLVSNLTHPTDERLFYIAEAFKEGWSVEDVHAYTFIDYWFLNKIKRVINVEQLLLSEPLSKELLLKAKRLNISDGWIAKATNKSEEAIRSLRKAYRIQPGMKQVDTCAAEFEAMTPYYYSTYLGEHEGSQSSSPAIVILGSGPIRIGQGIEFDYASVKATMKAKELGYRTVVINNNPETVSTDFSVADTLYFEPLTAEDVLAVIDKEHVAGVAVQFGGQSAISLASELERAGVPILGTSVSSIHLVEDRGAFYSLLQDLEIPSIPGGRAWNKEQLVSTAKELAYPLLVRPSYVTGGQHMQILSSEYALQQYVDALHISSEQWWPLLLDSFIEGKECEVDVICNGNEIVIPGIMEHLERAGVHSGDSTTVYPPQTIDEREQQLLVAYARKLSEALGVQGLMNIQYVIQDGMVYVLEVNPRASRTVPVISKVTGIDVVGWAMEALLPAHAKFPVTGLVAEKEYVALKRPIYSARKLKGVDHAVGPNMKSTGETLTLSETMDQLYATHGIDSRDLGLLVSMPVSKIEEALPHLERLVGEGTSLYAPKGSYQELVKHNVPVIEIEKEASMMKKAITEKRVQAVLSLPHMEQKEAEFGSLVRELAVNHGLQCFTHLDQVQWITNETQSRPLQSMQEWLAVEHHIKGDGSSETTRSQKERFSHS
- a CDS encoding carbamoyl phosphate synthase small subunit is translated as MKEGYLLLEDGVVFPGWFPTEALEGEGEVVFNTSMTGYQEIVTDPSYAGQILVFCYPQIGNYGVNQQDKESERLFLNGVITGEQCIEPSHFRSTNTFTNYLLSNGIPTLTGVDTRVLVKHIRDHGVMKGKLLLEKPLQASTYEWKDQSSLVHDVSTTSYQHYEGDGAHVVVLDFGCKKSILHLLQQSRLKVTVVPYDTSEADIRALCPDGLVLSNGPGDPQELSFLFSTIRNLVEDYPTFGICLGHQLLGLAYGAKTRKLSFGHRGSNHPVQELETGKVWMTAQNHGYEIVPETLAGTPFHSHFVHLHDGSIEGMKHRYKPITSVQFHPEAHAGPTDTSHLFNGFTDMLQKGESSYYAIP
- the argB gene encoding acetylglutamate kinase; the encoded protein is MHYVVLKVGGSMLDQLPQSFFEEVVQLSQDAYPIIVHGGGPAITSMLQVLQHETVFTDGVRVTTKGMVNTVEMVLSGKVNKFVVKQLQAANGLAVGISGVDAKLLTCRIYNEDFGYVGEVEQVDAQLLKTLCGAGYIPVVSPLGIDEGGETLNINGDEAAAAIAAELSAELFLISDVPGIYSSGIGSSIYDAVSLEDIDALIESGVIAGGMIPKVKGACRAIRKGVKRAIILNGLERNGLSRSLSGESIGTTIREKGSGIHASNGAK
- a CDS encoding acetylornithine transaminase encodes the protein MEQPLGRKEVASMLQTEQSSIMKTYNRFPLTIVKGEGSYVYDELGTSYLDFTSGIATCNLGHQPPRVKQALQQQLDQLWHCSNLFHIPIQEKLAQWLTSHSVLDEVFFCNSGTEANEAAIKLVRKATGKDTIVTFRQSFHGRTLGALAATGQPKLQESFGTMLDGFVYLPFNEVEALDQLEDIQPGAVMLELVQGEGGVRPAEQVWVDKLVELCKTLEILLVVDEVQTGIGRTGTLFSYEQYDIEPDVITLAKGLGSGVPIGAMLAKHAVSTAYTPGDHGSTFGGNPLASSAALATVEEVEKTLAHGKRAGEQLVNELLELSSTYDEIQEVRSRGLIVGIQVEDASLYVQKLRDRGILVLTAGPTVIRVLPPLNVKKKEVKRFIEGFAHVLEEVSS
- the argJ gene encoding bifunctional glutamate N-acetyltransferase/amino-acid acetyltransferase ArgJ produces the protein MEDTSIVVVEGGSVDSPKGFKAGGFHCGLKRKRKDIGWIVSSKPAAAAGVFTVNSFQAPPLKVTQESLKNGHLQGVIVNSANANAFTGERGRNDALAMRKQFAEVLDVSDTEVAVTSTGVIGEYLPMETIHEAIWQIPNYMPNSTAKDFGEAILTTDTTTKEVAVQCEVDGEVVTIGGVAKGSGMIKPNMATMLGFITTDAIVNQYELQQALHTVTDKTFNRITVDGDTSTNDMVLLMANGEVNHDPLTPSHPDYEAFCNGLEYVCVELAKMIARDGEGATKLVEVEVSGARTENSAAVMAKAVVGSSLVKTAIHGEDANWGRIICALGYSGESIREELLTIKLGPYVVVKDGRPTGCDDAELSAYLSEETIKIEIQLGNGEHCALAWGCDLSYEYVRINASYRT